The following coding sequences lie in one Miscanthus floridulus cultivar M001 unplaced genomic scaffold, ASM1932011v1 fs_164_3, whole genome shotgun sequence genomic window:
- the LOC136530612 gene encoding uncharacterized protein: MTYRSPSPYVHVISERGISTDPAKIQAISSWPTPVNVRALRGFLGLAGYYLKFIRHFGLIAKPLTDLLRKDTMFIWTSVHESAFQSLKAALCSAPVLGIPDFSKTFHIETDASGYGVGAVLLQDGHPLAFISKALAPRNQGLSAYEKEYLAIIMAVEQWRHYLLQAEFVIHTDHRSLVYLNEQRLHMPWQQKVFTKLLGLRYRVIYCRGVDNQEPDALSRWDHDLELAAVSSPVHSWMTELQRWYASDPEGRQLLQQLLLDPAARPPYKLQNGIIMHNGRIWLGNNTAFQSKVPAALHDSPWRPLIRRSRHSAEASSLVLLACWSQWLSLAEYWYNTSFHSASGRSPFEVLCGCPPRHLGFDINLASPVPKLKEWLEDRDLVQALVRQHLLRAQTRMKRQADKHRVDRQFAVEDSVFLKLQPYVQSSVARRAHHKLSFKFFRPFRIVERIGKVDYKLLLPTGASIHPVFHVSQLKNSPGSLPVSASLASDLVQFQVPVRIVQHRWSAGAHPIEQVLVAWSHMPPALATWESVEQLRQQFPRAPAWGQAVAQDRGNVSAPEEPVPDDPRKDPEQTSAASRPKPNMLLSGPEWIKVVYM, translated from the exons ATGACTTATCGTTCCCCTAGCCCCTATGTCCATGTGATCAGTGAGCGTGGCATCTCTACCGACCCTGCTAAGATCCAAGCTATTTCTAGTTGGCCTACACCAGTGAATGTCAGAGCTCTCCGCGGGTTCCTGGGTCTTGCAGGGTACTATCTCAAGTTCATCCGCCACTTCGGATTGATTGCCAAGCCCCTGACTGACTTGCTCCGTAAAGACACAATGTTCATTTGGACTTCTGTGCATGAATCGGCATTTCAGTCACTCAAAGCTGCTTTATGCTCGGCACCTGTCTTGGGCATCCCGGACTTCTCCAAAACATTTCACATCGAGACTGATGCGTCCGGGTACGGTGTCGGTGCAGTTCTGCTTCAAGATGGGCACCCCTTGGCGTTCATCAGTAAGGCGTTAGCACCGCGCAATCAAGGTTTGTCAGCTTACGAGAAGGAGTATCTCGCTATCATTATGGCTGTCGAACAATGGCGCCACTATCTATTGCAGGCAGAGTTTGTCATTCATACAGATCACCGTAGCCTGGTGTACCTCAATGAGCAACGCTTGCATATGCCATGGCAACAGAAGGTTTTCACTAAACTTCTCGGCCTACGCTATCGTGTCATCTATTGTCGTGGCGTTGACAATCAAGAGCCAGATGCGCTGTCTCGTTGGGATCATGACTTGGAGTTGGCAGCCGTGTCGTCGCCAGTGCATTCTTGGATGACTGAACTCCAGCGGTGGTACGCATCTGACCCTGAAGGTCGTCAGCTATTACAGCAGCTGCTCTTGGACCCTGCAGCTCGTCCACCATACAAGCTGCAGAATGGGATCATCATGCACAATGGCAGAATCTGGCTCGGTAACAACACTGCATTTCAGTCCAAAGTGCCCGCAGCCCTGCATGATAGCCCTTGGCGGCCATTGATCCGGCGCTCCCGCCACTCTGCAGAAGCTTCGTCCCTTGTTTTGCTGGCCTG CTGGTCTCAGTGGCTCTCCTTGGCGGAATACTGGTATAACACAAGCTTCCATTCAGCATCGGGAAGGTCCCCGTTTGAAGTGCTCTGTGGCTGTCCGCCCCGTCATTTGGGCTTCGATATCAACCTGGCCTCTCCAGTACCTAAGTTGAAAGAATGGCTTGAAGACCGTGATCTGGTGCAAGCTCTGGTTCGCCAACATCTGCTTCGTGCTCAAACTCGCATGAAACGTCAGGCCGACAAGCATCGTGTGGATCGCCAGTTCGCTGTCGAGGACTCCGTGTTCCTTAAACTTCAGCCGTATGTGCAGTCCTCTGTGGCTCGCCGTGCTCATCATAAATTGTCCTTCAAATTCTTCAGGCCATTTCGCATTGTGGAACGGATTGGCAAGGTCGACTACAAGCTGCTGCTTCCGACTGGCGCCTCCATCCACCCtgttttccatgtgtcccagTTGAAAAACTCACCAGGTTCCCTGCCTGTAAGTGCCTCATTGGCATCTGACCTTGTCCAGTTTCAGGTTCCAGTTCGCATTGTTCAGCATCGCTGGTCTGCTGGGGCTCATCCTATTGAACAAGTCCTGGTTGCATGGTCTCATATGCCGCCGGCGTTGGCTACATGGGAGTCCGTTGAGCAACTCCGGCAGCAGTTTCCTCGAGCGCCGGCTTGGGGACAAGCCGTCGCTCAAGACCGGGGGAATGTCAGCGCCCCCGAGGAACCCGTGCCTGATGACCCAAGGAAGGATCCTGAGCAGACATCCGCCGCGTCTAGGCCCAAGCCCAACATGCTGCTCAGCGGCCCAGAATGGATCAAAGTAGTCTATATGTAA